agtttgaatgtttggcagtttagggtctggtaccttatcctgccaggtgatcttcagaatcttcctaagacaattcacatGGAAGGGATTCACTTCCCTGGCATGGTACACATAcactgcccaggtttcacaggcatacaacaatgaagtcaccaccacggctctgtagaccttcagtttggtagtctgTCTAATAccccttctctcccacactttccttcacagcctcccaaacactgagctagctctggcaatgcatgcatgaACCTCATTATTAATGTatacatctctggaaagtaccCTACctaggtaagtgaacttatccacagaatTCAAAACTTCTGCAGCTGCTGTTAAATGATGGTTCCACCTTGCAATGATGGCTCAGAACCAGTTTCAGAGCACTGAAGCAGATTACCACCCTAGGACAGCTTGAGACATGAGCTAGAAAGGATTCTCTCACTGCAGCTGGAGGAGAGTTAAGTGAGCAAGGTAGTGGCAGCCACCTTAGGTGGCTATGGAATATTTTAagggagtcagaagagaccttaggatCTCAGAACAAAATTCAATCTATTTTCAGGCTTTTATGCACAATATGAGATTtgtgatgtctcatgaagtctgTGCTGCAGGGAGATGCCTTCCCTCATTAATTAGATTCATAAATTTTATCTCCAGGAAGATTTCTccaatgtacacacacatatgagctCCAGGTGAAGGTCATCCCACAAGTATTGCTTCTATAAGGCTACCTCCCAGTGTGAAAATTGTGGTATCTAGTGACCTCCATCTTGTAGGAAAAGACAGATCCCACTGAGCACATTCATAAGCCTTCTCTCCACTATGAATACTTGATGAAAGTGAAGACATGAGCTCTGGCTGCAGACCTTCCCAATTGAGTCCAGATAGGGCTTGTTCACAAGGTGAAATTTCTGATGTCTAACAAGTTCTATATTTCACCTGATGTCTTTCTACATTCATTACAGGAGTGGCTTCAATCTCGTGTGAATTCTCTGAGGGAAAATGAGAGATGGCTTTAGCCTGAATACCTTTTTATATTGATTATGTTAACAAGGTATGTCCTCTACAATGGATTCTCTGACGTGAGAGAAATGATTCTTTCTCTCACATTAATGACGACTTATTAATTTAGGACtaagttttttccctttttctagttcctcattcagaaatcagcccctcTAGGTGATTCAGCTAGCCTTTGAAGGGCAGGACAGGTGATGAGATGAAATCTTGGGCAACACCTACCTAGCTAGGAAAGTTTAGATCTGACCAAAAGGGAAAGAGCTTTTAGTCTAGGTGAATTCTGGACCATTGTGTTTTAGGCAGGCAGGTCTGAGATCTGAGGGGAAGTGATTCCCTGGTTTGTCTAGATTGCAGTAGGCATGGCTGgtctgagaagagataagtctccTTGCCCAGAACTGAAGGATGAGTCAAGTCCCCCAGCCTCTCATTAAAATAAGACCACTTCTCATCAGAATATGCATTGTCAATAATTTTGAAGCAATTAGAGTTGATTTATACCTGTTGGCAACATTAttatggtaatcagggcaggacttttagGGGGTCCTCCCTTTAGGATGCTGAGGCCATCAAGTGCCTCTAATGACTTTAGGCTTTCTATGAATAGGTCAGGAAGGGtgggaactttttgttgtctttctgtTTTGGAGTGCTTGTCAACAATAAAGTAAGGGAGAATCATTGATTGGAAGCAATGTAGAAGATGTGGTGCTAGGAATAGAAGAACTTTCCCATACCCTAAATGACTAAATGAGGCCTGGACAGGGTGTATGTGCTGGACGATTGATAGATTGCTGGTGATGAGACTCAGGGTAGCCAGTTGAAGACTGTCCCCGCCCTGGCTTTGAAGAACCCAGATGTTACTGCTTCTCTGATGAATATGTATTGTGATCTGATAAGACAAAagcctgtttatattttctgtttgcgTTTGCcctgaaggtcagggtgctggtttttcccccccaaaaaagtaaaggatatatgtatgtttaattaaagtgagattgtaacccctcaaagttgctttcctgagAAAGGGAGATCAAAGAGCctttgctagcagcccttctgtgtgctggtaatTTTGGTCCTATggagccacagtagctgctagcaacattgttgttacaagcatCCACTTATCTAAGGGCATTTGAGTGTTGAGAGGCTTCCATGATTCAAATTTGCTTTACAAGATATAGCTAAATGACCATTGTTTTTATTAAGCATTCTCTAGCCATTAGTAATGAAATGATTAACCAGCCACTATGTCTCTTGGATATTTTATTCATCAGATTCCTTTGATAAGGAGATTGTGTACATAAAAACTTTCATCACATTCCAAATAACTCATAAAATTTCTCTCCAGGGTAGATTCTCTGATGTTGAGCAAGATTCAAACTCTGTTGGAAAGCCTTTCTGTGGTAATCACATTCATAAAATTTCTCTCCAGGATGGATTCTCTGATATGCAGCAAGACAGGAGTTCTATGTacaagcctttccacactgattacattaataaggtttctctccactgtggattatCTGAGGTAAAGTAAGACTGGTCCTCTGTGGGAAAGTCTTTCCCCATTGATCACATTCATAAGATTTCTCCCTAgcatggattctctgatgtttaagaAGAACTGAGGGttttctaaaagcctttccacattgatcacaCTTAAAAGGTTTCTCTCAGGTGTGGAGTCTGTGATGTGAAGTCAGACTGCCCCTCTGTgagaaagcctttccacattgatcacacttataaggtttctctccactgtggattatCTGAGGTAAAGTAAGACTGGTCCTCTGTGGGAAAGTCTTTCCCCATTGATCACATTCATAAGATTTCTCCCTAgcatggattctctgatgtttaagaAGAACTGAGGGttttctaaaagcctttccacattgatcacaCTTATAAGGTTTCTCTCAGGTGTGGAGTCTGTGATGTGAAGTCAGACTGCCCCTCTGTgagaaagcctttccacactgatcacatttataaggtttctctccagtgtggattctctgatgtgaagTCAGACTGCCCCTCTGTgagaaagcctttccacactgatcacacttataaggtttctctccagtgtggattctctgatgtgaagTCAGACTGCCCCTCTGTgagaaagcctttccacactgatcacacttataaggtttctctccagtgtggattctctgatgtgaagTCAGACTGGCCCTCTGTGGGAAAGCTTTTTCACACTGATCACATTTATAacgtttctctccagtgtggattgtTAGATGCAGAGTAAGTGTGGCGTTGGAAATGAAAGACTTTCCACAttgatcacattcataaggtttctctccactgtggattctcaGATGTCGAGAAAGACTGGAGCGGCAatggaaagcctttccacattgcttacattcatgaggtttctctccagtgtgtatTCTCTGATGTAGAGCAAGTTGGCTTTTAAATTCCCAAACCATTCCACATTGTTTGCATTCATGAGGTTTCTCACCACTGTGGGttttctgatgtgcagcaagaatGGATCTCcatgtgaaagcctttccacattgatcacattcataaggtttctctccagtgtggattctctgatgttcaccAAGGTGAGACTTCTTTCTGAAAGCCTTTCCGCATTGATtacatttgtaaggtttctctccagtgtggattctctgatgtgcagaaagactggagttgtatgtgaaagcctttccacactgatcacattcataaggtttcttccCAGTGTGGATgttctgatgtgcagcaagatctGAGGTACTTCTATAAGCATTTCCACACTgatgacattcataaggtttctctccagtgtggattctcttatGTACAACAAGTTTAGACTTccttctgaaagcctttccacattgatcacattcataaggtttctctccagtgtggattctctgatgttcagcaagGTGAGACTTCTTTCTgtaagcctttccacattgatcacatttgtaaggtttctctccagtgtggattctctgatgtgcagaaagactggagttgtatgtgaaagcctttccacactgatcacattcataaggtttcttacCACTGTGGATggtctgatgtgcagcaagatccGAGGTACTTCTATAAGCATTTCCACTCTGATGacactcataaggtttctctccagtgtggattctctgatgtacagcaagacTAGAGCTGCCTCTCCAAGCCTTTCCACACAGATTATATTCATAAGGTTTCCTGTCATTGTAAATACTATGATGTGTAATGAAGGATGAGTGTTCATTAAAAGCATTAACACATTCCTGACGCTCATTTGGTTTCTCGCCAGTATGAATTTTTTGATTGTAAATAAGGGATGACTGTTCACTTAGATTCTTCCCACAATGACAATCATAAGGTTTCTCTTCTGTGTGGATTCTGTGACGTACAGCACAGATTTGTCTCCCAGTGAAGTCACAAGAACCATCCCTCGTGAAACTTTCCTCATAAATTTCTTTCACAGAAATGCTTAGCTTGGCAGTAGGCTCTTTCATTTCTGGTCTAATCTCTCCTTCTGcaagaaacaaacaataaaacatatacatacagagacacatgtacacacacacataattataaTACCTTCCCTCCTTTGGGATAAAGTAAACTAACCGACCTATATCCTACTTCCCCACGCCAAGCAGAAAGTCTTCAAATTCAGTGGACAGAAGCAATCATTGAAAATGCCATTAGCTCACATctgcaggaagacctgatttaCAGAGAGCTTCACACACAATCACATTGGGTCCTCACAAACCCCTGTGATGCTGGCAGGACAAGTATTCTCATTATATTCTCAGCTCAGACCATGAGCTCAGAATGGCTGAGTGACCTTCCCAATATCTCAGCAGCTGAGCCAAGAACGCCAACCCTACAAGTGGACATGCTCTGTCCATGGTATGAGAGGGCCTTCCTGTATTCTActtcctttggttttattttcttaaaaaattattcttgCATGTTGACCTGTTCCCTCACTCTCTTTGGATCCTCCTATTCCAGGAGACACAACAGTATTGGGATCAGTCCAATTACTGCTCCTACAAGGAGGCTTTAAGttcaagggaaaagaagaattaatcaatgtggcaaacttcactgttgctttattttaagaaattgccacagccattGCCAATCTTGAGCAACCACCagcctgatcagtcagcagccatcaacactaGGCCAGTCTCCAACAGCAAGAACATTAAGACTCACTGAAGGATAATAGTTCCCTTCtctttagcaataaaatattttaaagtatgtgCCATTCTTTTAGACATAATAGTGTTGCACCTAAAATAGAGAACAGCATATTGTAAACATGACTTTTGTATGGACTGACGAACCAAAAAACTCACGTGACTCACTTGACTGCAATATTTGGTTTATTGTGGTGCTCTGGAACAgaacccacaatatctctgagCTGGGCCTGAAAATTGTCATTCTGACTTTCTCCCTAATTCTCCTCTCCTTCTGAAACTGGTACTACCCTTGCCCTTTAAGTTTCCTTAAATCCCATTGAActagatttctttcctttctcaaacaCTCTTTTCCCTGGTTCAGCTAAGACTGATGTCCCCAGTCTgttgcttcttctctctctctctctctctctctgtgtctgtctctctctctccgtcaTTGTcactcacttcctctctctccctctcctctctgtctcttttagtGATACTCTTCTCCTAGTTCTCCAAACTAAACTCATTCTTTTTCCCCCAGCCCgcctctcttcctaatttcctaaTGCTCTCCAGGGCATCCTTCCAATATTGTAGGCTGATAATTAATGTACCATATAGGAGTCAGTGACTCACGCATTAACAG
This Trichosurus vulpecula isolate mTriVul1 chromosome 2, mTriVul1.pri, whole genome shotgun sequence DNA region includes the following protein-coding sequences:
- the LOC118839109 gene encoding zinc finger protein 260-like, whose protein sequence is MLTSLGPSISAFRTPTLWVQVPGQPPVLEKQGKTLPIWDPSASPAQLSEDQDLTQAGSLESEGMALGSSRPPAQEWVTFKDVAVDFTPEEWGLLDHPQKELYKEVMLENAQNLLSLGLPVPTEDVISFLEEREAPWLLEEEGLRSCCPEGEIRPEMKEPTAKLSISVKEIYEESFTRDGSCDFTGRQICAVRHRIHTEEKPYDCHCGKNLSEQSSLIYNQKIHTGEKPNERQECVNAFNEHSSFITHHSIYNDRKPYEYNLCGKAWRGSSSLAVHQRIHTGEKPYECHQSGNAYRSTSDLAAHQTIHSGKKPYECDQCGKAFTYNSSLSAHQRIHTGEKPYKCDQCGKAYRKKSHLAEHQRIHTGEKPYECDQCGKAFRRKSKLVVHKRIHTGEKPYECHQCGNAYRSTSDLAAHQNIHTGKKPYECDQCGKAFTYNSSLSAHQRIHTGEKPYKCNQCGKAFRKKSHLGEHQRIHTGEKPYECDQCGKAFTWRSILAAHQKTHSGEKPHECKQCGMVWEFKSQLALHQRIHTGEKPHECKQCGKAFHCRSSLSRHLRIHSGEKPYECDQCGKSFISNATLTLHLTIHTGEKRYKCDQCEKAFPQRASLTSHQRIHTGEKPYKCDQCGKAFSQRGSLTSHQRIHTGEKPYKCDQCGKAFSQRGSLTSHQRIHTGEKPYKCDQCGKAFSQRGSLTSHHRLHT